A window of Arcobacter arenosus genomic DNA:
TGGGCGGAGAGTTTGATACTAGTAGATTAGCTTTATGTACAACAAAATGGGTATATGAAGATAAAAATAGTGATATAAAAGCATTATTAGAGATGTTAGATTTTGAGATTAATTCATATTATGCAGATTTTGATTTTTCATTATCATCCCATCCTGCTTTGAAACTTTATGATGAAGGTGAAGCAAAAGAGGGTGTTGGAGCAGGTGGATGCTTAGTTTATGGATTATTAAATGGTTTATCAAAACAACAAATAACAAATCAAGTCGAGTCTTTTCTTGGATAATAATAAAAAAATCCTCTATTTTGGTGGGCAAAAAAGTGGAAAAAGTCTTTTAGCTGAGAAAAAGGCATGTGAACTAAGCCAACATAAAAAACCTTTTTATATAGCAACCTATGACAATAGTTTTGGTGATGAAGAGATGATAAAAAGGGTTCATAAACACCAAAATCAAAGGCTTGATAAATTTATAACTTTAGAAGAAACAAAAGAGTTATCTAAAGTTATCAAAGAAGATGAAAGCTATTTGATTGATTGTATCTCAATGTGGATTTTGAATAGACTTGATGATAATGAAGATATTTTATTAGAAGAGTTAGAAAAAATCTCAAAAATTAAAGCGAACATAGTTTTTGTTTTAAATGATGTAAATTCAGGGGTAATTCCTATGGATAAGATTTCACGTAAGTATATTGATTTAAGTGGAGTTATTGGTCAGAAGTTAGCTTCTTTTTGTGATGAAGTTTATGAAGTAAAACTTGGGCTTCCTCAGAGGTTAAAATAGTGAAAAATATCTCTATTTTTGGAACATCATCTGATGCAGGTAAATCAACTATAACCTTTGTTATTGCAAAAATATTGCAAGAAAAAGGATTAAATGTAGTTCCTTTTAAAGCCCAAAATGTCTCAAATAATGCCCATGTATGTGATGATGGAAGAGAAATTGCTATAGCACAATATTTTCAAGCAAATGTATTAGGAATAGATACTTCATATCATTTAAATCCAGTATTATTAAAATCTGGACGTGGAAGTAGTGCTTCTGTTATTGTTGAAGGTAGGGTTGTTGAATCAAAAGATGTAAGAGCATATTATAAAGACTTAAATTTATTGAAACCAGCAGTAAAAAGATGTTTTGAGTATTTAGATTCAAAGTATGATGTGGTTGTTTGTGAGGGGGCGGGAAGCCCAGTAGAATTAAATCTTATGGATAAAGATTTATCAAATATATTTATAGCTGATGAATATAATACAAAAATAATACTTGTTGCAGATATAGAAAAAGGTGGAGTATTTGCTTCC
This region includes:
- a CDS encoding bifunctional adenosylcobinamide kinase/adenosylcobinamide-phosphate guanylyltransferase, whose protein sequence is MDNNKKILYFGGQKSGKSLLAEKKACELSQHKKPFYIATYDNSFGDEEMIKRVHKHQNQRLDKFITLEETKELSKVIKEDESYLIDCISMWILNRLDDNEDILLEELEKISKIKANIVFVLNDVNSGVIPMDKISRKYIDLSGVIGQKLASFCDEVYEVKLGLPQRLK